A stretch of DNA from Gasterosteus aculeatus chromosome 7, fGasAcu3.hap1.1, whole genome shotgun sequence:
TTTGAAAACCAAAGAGATCAAAATGAGAGCCGTGGCCCTTGTGAGAAGAAATGTCATCGGCACGGACCAACGTAAGAGGAAACCTTTGAGGGTTGAAAAGTCTTTCAGGCTCTAACGTTTTTTTGGTGTCAAAAGCGATGGCTCTTTTTGTTCCCACATTGTTTTTCATTGGAACAGGTTTAATGAAGCCGCTGTGACTTTACACATGTTCTGTCCTAGTCTGTTACCCTTTAACTTAACCTGAACACAACCTATACTCAAATAATTTGTCTCTGCTATGGATACAACAATACCCGGGTCAAGGCCCTTAGACTATTACTGCAGGAAGAACTATTATTAACGGGAACACTGAGGAGAACGGACTTTGAAACAGGATCCACATGTAGCGTTTACAGCTTCAAATTAACTTAGAATTGTCTACTTAACctctaaaactaaaactaatcTTTAGGTGTCGCATCTGGATATTTTAATCATCACCCTCTGCAAAGAATGTACATGACTTCATTTTTGTTCAGAAAATAAAGTTAATTTATGTCCATATATGTGAAGTATGATCCGCAGCAAAAATAATCTTGCCCTGGACTATTAAGTGTGTTTGTAGTGAAAGACAATTTGTAATTCATCAACCAACAGAAACTTAGCACAGTTTGCATCAATTTCTATATTTGCTGATAAGCGAAATGGGAGTACAGAAATGCTAAAAGCATGTTAGAGGTCATTTAAGAACATTGTCTCATTATAGTTTGTCCACCAGATAGCATTTGCATGCAGTCAGTACATATCGTGGTCACTGGTATATTGTTCATTTAACAGAATCTTAAATGACAATCATTTTTTCTTGTGAcatatatatagagagaaagagagagggagagattctTTCATATTCACGTTTTTATTTGAACTTGAATAGTAATCTGCCgttgaaagatattttgatccacgttctttttatttcattttatattttataaagaAAGTGATTTAAGTGAACCAACCGCGTAAACAATATATGAACAGTTTGAACTCCCTTTGTGGTATTTGGCTTGACTGTCTCAGTGAGAAATTTCTGGTCAATAGTTCAGATCTCAACCTTCTTTCAAAATAACTTAACCAAGCTCAAATTAATATCAGGTAAATGTAAGATTTAAGGTGGATAAAAATTGTCCAATGGACATTCACAAACTCCATCCCACTATCATTATTCTTGTTTAACCTGCTCCTTCAATATGCCTCAGTGACTGAATGCACCAAGTTAAGAAAAATCTATCTCATCAGTTAAAGGATTATCTGtccaaaataacattaaaaaaatatctcCCTCTACCAAAATTTAAAATGCGATCTACATTTTCTAGAAGCACTATGAGGTGTCTGTGATCTTCTATGAACGATGCCAAGCTTCACCACTATAACATGAGCTAGTGACTCCAAAGAGCACTAAGTATTTAGATGACAGTCAACGTTTTCTTTGAGAGAAATGACAAAGTTTGTCAGAAAGCCCTGAAGACGTCATGACAAAGCTAAGCTAAATTAAAACTGTAAATTTAAGTCAGTGATTTAAACAGCAAAAAAGGCCTACATATTAATCAATCCTAAAATTTGCGACAACAAAATAAGATATTTAGTCATTCAGAGGATGTTGAATTTAAGATTTGTCACCtgatttatgaaaaaaaaagcaccagaGGAGATTCAGATTGTCTTTTCTCTTGCGACCAATCTTATGTTAGTTAAAAGGTGCATTGGACattattaatttcaaacttaagcgttaaaaatgtgtttgtcacTGCAAAGGTCATTAAACAGCATCCACTGGTGATTGCATCATTAACTGGGCTCATTAGAACAACTGTGTTCCATCTCACCAATGATAAACGCACACTGGTGGTACATTACGCCACACATAGCTACTGCAATGAAAGCACATGGGTTTGTTCCTGTTGATCCACTTTGCACAAACACTGTACACAAAATGTCATGTATATTCTTATACTTCTGTaatagaaacacacatttcatgtgCTATAATCATTTCTCTGGACTCAAACTATGGCCTCGTTAATGATGAATTTATCCGTAAAAACAAGCTTCACAAAGCACTTTTTAAGTGCTTCTTCTTGTAAATAGTGAAGTTCGGTCCGTCTAAGTCGGGGACATATTAATTCAAAAATGCTTGTTGCTACTAAACCGTGTCAGAAGCCATCAGTGAGTGGTGCCGTCAGTGACGTCATTGTGAGCTCTGTGTCACATTGATACTATTTAACTGACCTCTGATTcatgcagatgtttgtttaaTGGCATAAAGTTATTGTATTCAGTGCTACTGCAACATTGTATCCATGATCCAGAAATCGTGTAAGCAGTCGGTATACTTTGTTTTGTCTGAATAACCTTTAATCTAtctgtattttaaaatgagCGTTGCACGAGGCACAAGTAATGAAAACAACCCtcagttttgttttgatggatCAATTATTGCATCAATAGAGTCTTGTTAAATTATGTCCCATGAGCAACAGCTGAAAGCTTTATCTCAAGAGATCAATGAGGAACGTATATTTTTCACCGTACACAGTTCAGACACATAGACATCGGTTTGTTGCTCTTAGACTCAGCATCAAAtcaagctgctgctgaacaACCACTGAGAGAACATCAGGTACGACGCTTATGCTGATTGTTTTTAGCACATGTAGATATATGTGAACTTACTGGAATACGTGTTGCATATTGCTATGTTTTCATGTGCTTAGTGAAGTGTTGTGTCGTCACTGGTTTTATGTGTAATAACTTGATTTCACTGTTCTGTAGACTGTGGAGCTTTTAAGCAGAGGCTTTCCTCCAGTTCAACTATGACTTTTCTCAGGACTTCTTTAAACAACTCTCTCATCATTCGTCCTCCAGGCTTCTACATAGTCGGATTTGAGACATTACCCTTCATTAGTGTCTACTTCATCTTTCTATCGTTTGTTTACGTGGTTACAGTGATGTTCAACAGTTTGGTGATCTATGTCATTGCTTTCAATCACTGCTTACATTCTCCAAAATTTCTGGCTGTGATCAACCTCGCAGTAATTGATGTAGTCCTCAACACGACTACTATTCCTGGCATGGTAAAGATATTCCTTGTTAAGGACAATTTCATTCCATTCAACTTGTGTTTGGTACAAATGTTCTCCTACTATTGTTTTGCATCTATGGAGTCATTTGCACTTGCTATACTTGCCTACGACAGGTTGATTGCAATATGTTTCCCTTTACGTCACAACTCAGTCAACACTTTGCAGAGCATGTCTTGTATTATTGGCTTTACTTGGTCTTTTTCTGTGGGAGTAACAGCATTTTCAACAGGTATATTGACTCAACTCTCATTTTGTAAATCTGTCAGAGTGTTCAGCTATTTCTGTGACTATGCACCTGTGTTCAGACTTGCCTGTAACGATTACACAATGCAGTGGTCTGcagcctcttttctctccttcatGATACTCGGAGGACCCTTTGTTTTTATCATCCTGTCTTATGTCACTATCCTGGTGACAGTGTTTAGAATGAGATCTTTGGACAGTCGAGTTAAAGCTCTTGCCACTTGTGGTGAGCATGTCATCCTTGTTGCTGTATTTTATGTTCCTATCATCACTATTTTCACTCTTGGGTTTTTTCTGCGTCTGACTGACCCGGACCAGCGTGTGCTTAGCCTGTCGCTGGCCTCTTGCATCCCACCCTGCATCAATCCAATAGTCTATTCTTTGAAAACCAAAGAGATCAAAATGAGAGCCGTGGCCCTTGTGAGAAGAAATGTCATCGGCACGGACCAACGTAAGAGGAAACCTTTGAGGGTTAAAAAGTCTTTCAGGCTCTAACAACATGGGTGTTTTTGTTCCCACATTGTTTTTCATTGGAACAGGTTTAATGAAGCCGCTGTGACTTTACACATGTTCTGTCCTAGTCTGTTACCCTTTAACTTAACCTAAACACAACCTATACTCAAATAATTTGTCTCTGCTACCGATACAACAATACCCGGGTCAAGGCCCTCAGACTATTACTGCAGGAAGAACTATTGTTAATGGGAACACTGAGGAGAACGGACTTAAACACAGGATCCACATGTAGCTTTTACAGCTTGAAAATTACTAAGAATTGTCTACTTAACCCCTAAAACTGAAACTAATCTTGAAGTGTCCCATCTGGATATTTTAATCAACACCCTCTGCAAAGAATGTACATGACCTCATTTTTGTTCAGAAAATAAAGTTAATTCATGTCCATATATGTGAAGTATGATCCGCAGGAAAAAGAATCCTGACGTAGACTATTGAGTGTGTTTCTAGTGAAAAGACAATTTGTGATTCATCAACCAATAGAAACTTAGCAGATACTGTTTGTATCAATTTCTATCTGACCACCAGAGAGCATTTGCATGCAGTCAGTACATATTTTGGTCACTagtgtgttatttatttaataaaatcttAAAGAACAATAATTTTTTGTTGTGACATATGCCAAGCGACTCCAAAGAGCACTAAGTATTTAGTTAATGTTTTCTTCGTGAGAAATGACAAAGTTAGTCACAAAGCCCGGAGGACGTCACAACAACAAAGGTAATCTAAATTAAAACTGAATTTAAGTCAGTTACGTGTCAGTACTGTCTGTTTTCCCCTTCAGGTGCCAATCTGGCTGCACctgcgttcctgaagggagCAGGCCAATCACCTGAGTGGGCCTTGCTGTTAAAAGGAAGATTGAAAAGTTCTGAGAATGGCGTCCTTTTCGTTGTAATGCACGCACTGCCACCACACCACACGACGTGCAGGTTTGTGGTGAGAGGTTGAGCACAGTAGGCAAGTCTGGAGTGCCCTGTACATTTGTACACTCCCGTAGGTACTTTGTGTCTTGAAGCATTAGGTTATTAGTTGGTGCTCCCTCTGTATTTTGGTGGGCGGTATTAGAGAATTAAGGGAagccattttgtttgtttctttcccagAGGTAGTTAGCTAGGCCTGATTTTGTTATCTTAATTTGTTTGGCACAGCCACAACTGTCGCAACCTCTCCCACTTAATAGAAgctttgtatttgttttgttaaacatgtgtaaataaatCTTATTTAAAAACCGCTACTCCGTAACCGTAACTTTTGTCTCTTCACATAATGTTTGACTGTCCTGTGTTCGTCCCCCCCCATGCCACCTACACAGTCCCAAAAAGAGGACATAACAGTgatttaaatcccaaaaaagACCTACGTGTTTATAAATCATAAACTTTACGACAACAAAATGAGATATTTAGTCAGTCAGAGGATGTTGAATTTAAGACTTGTCACCtgatttatgaaaaaaaaaagcaccagaGGAGATTCAGATTGTCTTTTTTCTTGCGACCAATCTTACGTTAGTTAATAGGTGTATTGGagattatttatttcaaatgtaagCGTTAAgttgtatttgtattcattAGAACAACTTTGTTTTGTCTCACCAATGATAAATGCACACTGGTGGTACATCACGCCACACATAGCTCCTGCAATGAAAGCACATGTGTCGTGTAGGGCTCCTAACTTTGCCCTTTTAGTTTAGATCTCCGGGGAGCACAATCACCAGACTGAAGGATTTGGAAAAACCCTTATTATAATAATTCTTACCAATAAAGGGAGCATTGACTTCTGGGCAGGAGGAGTTATTGGTTTAGCCCGTGCCCTCACATACATGACCATGATTTTAGCCAGGCTACTATACCCACTCCAACAACACAGCACCCCAAAGTGCACAACACGTCAGCTCTATAGCACATTAAATGCACAGTAATTCATAGTACAATTATCCGCCCAACAATTCAATAACTAATAAATGGCACGGCAGTTCATGGCAAGAATAATTTGTCCTCTGCCTTTTTTTGGTGTCAGTTATTTTTAATATTGCTTAATGACtctaaaaacacattcagtTGGCCAAATCTAAAATTTATATTAATTCCTACTTGACAGATTGTTTGTTGATTGTACTTTAAGATTTTGTGCATTAAATGTTTGCAATTTAATCTCTGTGTTCTCTGATTTTTGTTCGGGGAAAGAATTGTCTCTCATTTTAAGGAAGCTAGAACAAGCAAAGCTAAAACTTCTTATCATTCACTTATGGCGCTTTGTAAGATGGGGCAGTTTCAATGTATTATCAGCTTCACAAGAACAATATTAATGCGCACATCCATCAGGATGGAATCCAACAGTAAAAGTTTTGGTTTAAGTGAAGTCATTcagtcattatttattttatgtggaTTGTTTGTGTGAAAGTCAATAACCACCATTTTCTGGTCATGTCCATACGgttgtgaagaaaaacaaaaataacataatGAAGACTGGAGAATTGTTATTTCACTAAACCGCTAGTACAAATGGCATCGTTTGccttaaaatattttgtgttaaCTGTTGTTGAGAGTCAACTGAATGTCGGGAGATTTCAATCAGAAAATCCACAATTCTCGGAACACGATTGACACCCTCcagggtttaaaaaaacaaaacactgtgtttgtgtgcgtgtgcgtgtgtgtgtgtgtgtgtgtgtgtgtgtgtgtgtgtgtgtgtgtgtgtgtgtgtgtgtgtgtgtgtggtaggaaTCCCTCCCAGATTGTTCTGGGGGGTTGGAGACTCAATTCGGTTGTGGGAACTACAACATTAAATAATAGTATTATGATCATTGCCTGCCCTCTGGTGGATGTATGCGTGCATTGCAATAGCACTTGTACAACAGTTATTAATGTACAACAGTTGGCCTTCTGGTCGTTCATAAAACTGTATTGTCAATTATTGTGTCTAGTTCAAGAGTATATGCTTACTTGTGAATATCATCTGTTGGACTACTTCATTTCAGCATACTTTAAAGGCAAAATGAATGTTAGCACTCACTGTGGCTCCAACAACGCAAAATAATATCCCTCTACTTTGCTGTGGGTTTCATGTCACTCAGCAGTGAACAGTACAAGCTCAACAAACATCAATACTATGCTGGGATAACACATAAAAATGGAATCTCTGACTTTACACATGAAAGATAAATCTGATACCGTTCTGCATTCGCTCTGTTGTCGGAAGCCACTTCAAAAGCATAGACCCTTGGTATATTTTCATCCATCTGAAAGTGCGTACAACATAAATAATCTTATCTTCAGCCATTTTACCGCCGTTTAAGACCAAGCACTTATGCTTAACTTGTTAGCCTTTACTGTGGTTCCCCAAAGCGTAGCTGTATGGCCACTGGCAACGAAATACGGTCGTGATATAAACAGCAACACGTCCTGTGTCTCTTTTGTGTGTATACAGTGGATTTCAACTGAAATCCATTATTCTCATATACTCCAAGTACAAACCACTAGATGGTGCAAGCCTACTACCTATAATTGCAGAGTCCTGCGTGTTTGATTTTCAACCTAGAGTTTTGACTGCCTGTTTTTTTATCAAAGTGATTACATCATAATAATTTGTCATCCTTTTccaagatttttaaaaaaaaaataatttccattTAGATGTGGTTACCTTTTTTATGCACTACAGGGATTTTttcaaacctttattttatgatttcctatattaaaaaaatatttggcaacACAGCCACAGTCCTCAA
This window harbors:
- the LOC120822557 gene encoding olfactory receptor 2AT4-like; protein product: MTFLRTSLNNSLIIRPPGFYIVGFETLPFISVYFIFLSFVYVVTVMFNSLVIYVIAFNHCLHSPKFLAVINLAVIDVVLNTTTIPGMVKIFLVKDNFIPFNLCLVQMFSYYCFASMESFALAILAYDRLIAICFPLRHNSVNTLQSMSCIIGFTWSFSVGVTAFSTGILTQLSFCKSVRVFSYFCDYAPVFRLACNDYTMQWSAASFLSFMILGGPFVFIILSYVTILVTVFRMRSLDSRVKALATCGEHVILVAVFYVPIITIFTLGFFLRLTDPDQRVLSLSLASCIPPCINPIVYSLKTKEIKMRAVALVRRNVIGTDQRKRKPLRVKKSFRL